The following are encoded in a window of Ruficoccus amylovorans genomic DNA:
- a CDS encoding YiiX/YebB-like N1pC/P60 family cysteine hydrolase, giving the protein MKSFFNKTHFYNTDTVYPSRGGLEELLDLRTGDVIFTRIGGFLFGRVAEATGSWTSHVGVLHHCEDGRWWVAESAVPRVRLTPLEKFVDRSERGRFEIRRLREGLSPEQERRMVKAAYRHLGVWYDFGFNFDSRRQFCSKFVDAVYREAVGFGVGRVERFSALLARQPKAALGFWRWWFAGWIPLRRRTVSPASQAGDPRFVTVAEGIKDPSPAGRSEPCWRIRQGGEWAAEALAPAAGLVGVARSGEPAGFGPGETTAPARHMLGTPRESGGSDTSGKPLPGGVLSLAGADGKRLALERISI; this is encoded by the coding sequence ATGAAATCATTTTTTAACAAAACCCATTTTTACAATACCGACACGGTTTACCCCTCAAGGGGCGGTCTGGAAGAGTTGCTCGACCTGCGTACCGGCGACGTGATTTTTACCCGGATCGGGGGCTTCCTCTTCGGTCGTGTGGCCGAGGCGACGGGGAGCTGGACTTCGCACGTCGGCGTGCTCCACCACTGCGAGGACGGGCGCTGGTGGGTGGCCGAGAGTGCGGTGCCTCGTGTCCGGTTGACCCCGCTGGAGAAGTTTGTCGACCGCTCCGAGCGGGGACGCTTCGAGATCCGACGGCTGCGCGAAGGACTCAGCCCGGAGCAGGAGCGGCGGATGGTCAAGGCGGCGTACCGGCACTTGGGAGTGTGGTACGACTTCGGATTCAACTTCGACTCGCGCCGCCAGTTCTGCTCGAAGTTCGTGGACGCGGTTTACCGTGAGGCGGTCGGTTTCGGCGTCGGGCGGGTGGAGCGGTTCTCCGCGCTGCTGGCCCGCCAGCCGAAGGCCGCGCTGGGCTTCTGGCGCTGGTGGTTCGCCGGGTGGATTCCCCTGCGGCGGCGCACGGTCAGCCCGGCCAGCCAGGCCGGGGACCCGCGCTTTGTCACCGTGGCCGAAGGGATAAAAGATCCGTCGCCCGCTGGGCGTAGTGAACCGTGCTGGCGGATTCGCCAGGGAGGGGAGTGGGCAGCGGAGGCGCTTGCTCCGGCTGCAGGTTTAGTCGGGGTGGCGAGGAGTGGAGAACCTGCCGGGTTCGGACCCGGGGAAACAACCGCGCCTGCCCGGCACATGCTCGGTACTCCTCGCGAGTCTGGTGGGTCAGACACATCGGGTAAACCATTGCCGGGTGGCGTGCTCAGCCTTGCCGGGGCGGACGGGAAGCGTTTGGCTCTGGAAAGGATTTCCATATGA
- a CDS encoding alpha/beta hydrolase: protein MIGPKQIRHVSLPREGAPLVVLLGGIGPNPHVPGRMGRALYAAGYAVEAIHYPSTRHPIRELVSEHVGPALAKVNTAPARPLHFVTFSMGGIILRELLRAAPPENFSRAVQVAPPNNGSEVAQFLLNWKFYRWMFGPAGGQLGQGDESYPKQLGPLPPGVGVIAGTRSFDPWFSWMFKGPHDGKVAIASAQQDGMADFVTVPADHYLILGHRDTIRHTLNFLREGKF, encoded by the coding sequence ATGATCGGCCCGAAGCAGATACGTCACGTCAGCCTGCCGCGCGAAGGCGCGCCGTTGGTCGTTTTGTTGGGCGGCATCGGCCCGAACCCGCATGTGCCGGGGCGAATGGGACGGGCGCTGTACGCGGCCGGTTACGCGGTGGAGGCGATCCATTACCCCTCGACCCGCCACCCGATCCGCGAACTGGTGTCCGAACACGTTGGCCCGGCGCTGGCCAAGGTCAACACCGCCCCGGCACGCCCGTTGCATTTTGTCACCTTCTCGATGGGCGGGATCATCCTGCGCGAACTCCTGCGGGCGGCTCCGCCGGAGAATTTCTCTCGTGCCGTCCAGGTGGCCCCGCCCAACAACGGCAGCGAGGTCGCCCAGTTCCTGCTCAACTGGAAATTTTACCGCTGGATGTTCGGCCCGGCGGGCGGGCAACTCGGGCAGGGCGACGAGTCTTACCCGAAACAGCTGGGGCCGCTTCCACCCGGTGTGGGCGTGATCGCCGGGACGCGCTCGTTCGATCCGTGGTTCTCGTGGATGTTCAAGGGGCCGCACGACGGCAAGGTCGCCATAGCCAGCGCGCAGCAGGACGGGATGGCGGACTTCGTGACCGTGCCCGCCGACCACTACCTGATCCTCGGCCACCGCGATACCATCCGGCACACGCTGAACTTTTTGCGCGAAGGAAAATTCTGA
- the lpxK gene encoding tetraacyldisaccharide 4'-kinase, producing the protein MRESLRNRIQRRLNDIEQFTIDVIYDRRHGLAETLYGGFLRALSWLFGGIVQTRGWLYRNRIFRDQPLGCLVVVVGNLTVGGTGKTPVVEKFARSLQERGRKVAILSRGYRSKPERKYQKFWRWLTHREPPPPKVVSDGKDVLLGSWEAGDEPFMLACNLPGVVVLVDKNRVKAGEYAIRKFGCDTLILDDGFQYMPLRGQLNLLLVDKSNPFGNQCMLPRGILREPVSHIRRASYVFLTKSDGEPDPELEQLIRQHKPDVDLIECSHQPQYLKQVFGQETRSLDSLKGVRVATFSGIAVPESFEAFIRQLGASIVHNQRFLDHHRFTPFELDQFFRHAREAGAELVVTTEKDAVRLDRDHIPHEVPFFYLRLEVGILKGGEDFDAAVARICFPKTDLKATRSPFFSSRNGRGPGEESGDGGANAPAGETSPDDEIQARAG; encoded by the coding sequence ATGCGGGAGAGCCTTCGCAATCGTATCCAGCGGCGTTTGAACGACATCGAGCAATTCACGATCGATGTCATCTATGACCGTCGCCACGGACTGGCGGAAACCCTTTATGGCGGGTTTCTGCGGGCACTCTCGTGGCTGTTTGGCGGGATCGTGCAGACGCGCGGCTGGCTTTACCGCAACCGGATTTTCCGCGATCAGCCGCTGGGCTGCCTCGTCGTGGTGGTGGGCAACCTCACCGTCGGCGGCACTGGCAAGACCCCCGTGGTGGAGAAGTTCGCCCGCTCGCTGCAGGAGCGCGGGCGCAAGGTCGCCATCCTCTCGCGTGGCTACCGCAGCAAGCCCGAGCGCAAGTACCAGAAGTTCTGGCGATGGCTGACGCACCGCGAGCCGCCCCCGCCGAAGGTCGTCAGCGACGGCAAGGACGTGCTGCTGGGCTCCTGGGAGGCCGGGGACGAGCCCTTTATGCTCGCCTGCAACCTGCCCGGCGTCGTCGTGCTGGTGGACAAGAATCGCGTCAAGGCCGGGGAGTACGCGATCCGCAAGTTCGGCTGCGACACCCTCATCCTCGACGACGGCTTCCAGTACATGCCGCTGCGCGGCCAGCTCAACCTGCTGCTGGTGGACAAGAGCAACCCCTTTGGCAACCAGTGCATGCTCCCGCGCGGTATCCTGCGTGAACCGGTCTCGCACATCCGCCGGGCCAGCTACGTCTTTTTAACCAAATCCGATGGCGAGCCCGACCCCGAACTGGAGCAGCTGATCCGCCAGCACAAGCCGGACGTGGACCTGATCGAGTGCAGCCACCAGCCGCAGTACCTCAAGCAGGTTTTCGGGCAGGAGACCCGCTCGCTCGACTCGCTCAAGGGCGTGCGCGTGGCCACTTTCAGTGGTATCGCCGTGCCGGAGAGTTTCGAGGCGTTCATCCGCCAGCTCGGGGCCAGCATCGTCCACAACCAGCGCTTTCTCGATCACCACCGTTTCACGCCGTTCGAGCTGGACCAGTTTTTCCGTCACGCCCGCGAGGCCGGGGCCGAGCTGGTCGTGACCACGGAAAAGGACGCCGTGCGCCTCGACCGCGACCACATCCCGCACGAGGTTCCTTTCTTCTACCTGCGCCTGGAGGTGGGGATTCTCAAGGGTGGCGAGGACTTCGACGCCGCCGTGGCCCGCATTTGTTTTCCTAAAACCGACCTCAAGGCCACCCGCTCGCCGTTTTTCTCCTCGCGCAATGGCCGGGGACCGGGCGAGGAATCTGGTGACGGCGGCGCGAATGCCCCCGCCGGGGAGACGTCTCCTGATGACGAGATTCAGGCCCGCGCAGGTTGA